The DNA region CATGGAAGATTTACAAAGTTAATATAGCATCAGCGATTTCTATTCTCTAATGGTGATACTGAGGAGGTGGGTGAATGAGATGAGACACATAATAAAATGCCAATTCAATGCCCCTTATCTTCCATGCCTATATGAAACTCATGCTTTTTCCTGAAGTTGCAAACCGACATCACCACAAAACATtaccctttttttctttcattttgaagAATGACAACCGCAGCTCACGTGATTGCCAAGACTCAGACTCAGACGACAGCGACTGATGAGAATTTGGCAAAAGAGGAGATGGATTGTGAGAATGGAGCCAAGGCTGCTCAACTGCAAAGTGCAAACTAATGAGAAAGCTGAGGAGGTGGCAATGGTGATTGAACATTTCCTATTAAGCTGGACGATGGGAAGCAGTTGAATTGTGTTGGTTTGAGGAAGAAGTCCATGCCTGGCATTGGTGTTAAGATTTATGGCTTTGGTAAATTTTTCtatcaatattcatatatttactACAGCTATTATGTTTACATGCACATAACAGCAGAAGAGAATCATGGCCGAAAATATCCAACCTGGAGGGGTTTACGCAGATAATGAGAAGCTGACAGATATTCTAAAGTAAAGATAGGGAAAAACCCAGTGAAACCCTCTGGAGAATTGTATATGGTGGCAATTGATAGCATCTGGGGATGACGGTGCGGCTGGTAATTGTATTTTCTAACCTCAACAAGAGCATGGTAAGAAGGAACTAAAAGATCTCTTTCTGGATGCTCATTCACTCAACAATGTTTTGGTACAGATAAACGAGGGCATTCCTCACCATCACAAAGAGGCAACACTGATAATATTTATGCTGCTCAACCCTGTGATATTCTGAATGATGTTGCTAGCTACAACATACAGCTGGCTTAGATACCAAGTCATAGATGATACATGGACCAGCAGGTGTATGCAAATATGACAACTTATGTAAATTACAGGAATCTTCCATCTAATCTCCATGAATGACCTCAGTGAAAGCCATGAAGAACCCTCCGAGGATCCAACTGCCCACTGCAATAGCTTGATGACACAGTTGAGAGTTCTTGACGACCCTTCCACTCTTCAAAGGGTTTCAAGACGACTGGAGTTTCAATTGCAGCAGAATCCACACATAACATGGTTTTGTAATCCGCACCCCCCAAATCTGGCAGAGCTTTAGCCTTTCTGTCCCAAGGATTCCACACAACTGCATGATGAGAGGTATTAACTTTTAGCGGATGACCTCAGGAAAACAGGATGAAACTTTAGTAAGATAGATTACTACAGAGAAATCTCATGGACCTGAGTCTGGCATGCCATCTTTCCGCAGTTCAAAGGTCCTCTTCTTCTCATGGTCTATAATGGCAATCTTTGTTGGGGTGCTCAAATAGACTCTGTCAATctaaatgaaacaaaaacagGTCCTGAGAAATTCAAGAGCTTCACTATACAATACCCATAAGGGGCCCGGCATACATAATTAAACTCAGTACACTAATGTAAGAAAAAATTTGACACATATTTGACCTTGATGTAAAATAGAATGTTATTGTTAACAGATGCCAATGCATCAGCTATATGCATAAAAGGTTAACTGCTCtaataaaaacatgaaattaGAATGATGAGAAAGGTCAAAACAACATCAAATTGTAGTTGATTAGCAACCTTATGCCCATGAATTCAGTAAAATTTTCGCACTCCAAGTTCCCAATTAAATTGAATGCAAAGGAAGAAACAAGTAGTACCTCGCCATCAAAGGTAATAGCATCTGCCTGCTCTGTGAACCTTTCTCTATTCAtcagattatcaaagtaatcaaGTGTCTCCAAGCCCTCAACACGCACTTCACTGCAAATTACACAGCATCAATCAACCCCACTGTAAAGGAGCagaataaaatattctccaaaCTCAGATAGAATAAGAAATGTGCAAATTACAAGCTTATCATGAGATCAGCAGAATTACAGACTGGCAAAATTCATAAAGATAGAATCTTTGGCAAAACAAAAGGCAAACGAGAATAATAACAAACAACAAATCATCACCATAGCAAACAAAATCAGTAGCTTCTGAGTTTACTAGGAAAACCTGATGTCTGATACAGAAAAGTAATTGTGCAGTGCAAATGTAAAGGAAAAGGGCTTGCTGTCCACATTTCTCACACGAGGGATCAAAGTCAGCTTGCCAGCACTGAGGGAAATACGAAGACGCAACTCAAAGCTGCAAATAACCAGGAAGAAGATTTATAGGTGAACTAGTGGTGTTACTCTTCCACATCATTCCTCCTCTGGTACTAATCTCAAATTCATAAACATACCCATGTGGCCAGGTCTTCAGATCCTCTTCTGTGAACTTCAAAATCAGATCAACTGTTGACTGGTTGTTAGCTGGAGGCAAAGGAGAAGGGTCATCATCCATTGACCACATTCTGTTCCTTGCAAATCCATGTTGCTCCAGTGAACCAAGATTTCCAAACTGCACAGGCAGTAACATATTAGAAACCATCCGGCAAAAAGGCAGCTCAAAATATTTCTGTCAGGCTCACTAGAATTCAACCTGTGGAAAGCAGACAGGTATACCTCCCCTGATGGCTTTAGGTGGTTTCCAAAATGCCTGCAAAACAGATAAAGCTACCatgtgtaaaaataaaatataaaagaaagttcTGTTTGGAACCATTGCCACGGTTATCGAAAATTCACAATGGAAACTGCTCTGAGGTCTACTAGAGGAGGGGAATAAATTTGTTCTATgaaacaaacatataaaaataaatagtggATTAAAAAAAGGGTCTGAGTTTTTCATGCAACAAGACATTTATACACATAGAATGATCATCAAAATCAAGGAAATCTTGaatcagaaatatatatatatatatatatatatatatatatatatatatatatatatatatatatattagtaggTTAAGCTTCAAAGTGTAAAATTTTTCCTTCTCAATGTTATTCACTAAGGCCAGACACCACATGACAAGAATTACAGTATTGACTTTCGCTTTTAATTCTCACTCATGTTAAAAGTGGTTTCCTCATCATCATGTCTATTATCCATCTAATTCACTGTTTGCAGAATGCAGGTTGATTTCTTCACCTAGCCACATTATGTCCTCTTTACAACACTGCTAAACAAACTGGAGTATCCACAAGCAGAAATTGCAAACTAAAAAGATATATAGAAGATTAATGTACAAGGGCTGCTAACTTTAAGATCAGCAATTCCTTATAAACAAAcataacattaaattatttaccTTGCTGCTTAAAAAAAGCAGTTCTTCTCTTCGTTCATTCTTCCAAGAAACAACCTGCCCGCCATACAAAAGCACCTGAAACCATTTTTTGAGTCAAACAGTTAGTTAGCAAACCAACAAGGTTTCTCACTTTACATCAATTCAATGTTAATGCACAATTTTGAAAGAACGCAGGAAAACTTTACTATATTGAAAAGTGAAAGATGAAtgtaaaaaacatttaaataaaaagatcatGAATTGTTTCACATGCAACCTAATCACATGGAAGACAAATGCAACTTGACCTTATACACCCTCTTCAGTTTCTCATGTGCACCCTTGGCAGCAATATTTTAGCTCAATAATCAAATATCTAACCAAAAGAAAACGGATGTTAAGAAAGAACTCCTTTTATCCTCAACCTTTATTCTTTGATTTTATCACAAAGGAAAGATTTACTTCCCCTCTTCTAAATTCATCCGTTTTTTACACCTTTACTAGTTTGAAAAACCAATCAGTTGAAATACCTCTGATCAGTGATCACTTTCTAAATTCTGAAACCATTTTGCAATCTACAGAACATCACCCCTCTTTCAAAATCGAAACAACGTCATCTACAACTACAAGTAATATTATATCCAGTATAAAGActagataaaaaccaaaaaaaatcatattaaaaccaaccataaatttcttttcttaaaagaaaaaaaaaaaagaagaagaagatgctgAAACAGACCTCAGCAGATGACCCAGTTGGCTCAGTCAATATAATTCTGGGCAATCCATCTTTATCATGAACTATATTCAATGGCATAGCTTTCGGCCTCAACCTTGCTGCTATTCGGCTCACAAATGGGTTCACTTTCCCTATTCCCCACTCCAGCTGCACACCACAACTATAAATTAACAGCTCACAACAaacaaacaaggaaaaaaacaagcaaacacataaaagataatgaaaataaataaaataaaaaacaaatcacaTGAAAACTGGTCTCTGATAACGATGAGTAACCCAAAAGAGAGAGTTCGATAACAAAAACTGTAGTAAAGGAACACAAATGGTTAATGGAAccaacttgaaaaaaaaaaacaagacgCAAACAAAATGAAACATTGAGCTTACgtttgttattaatataaacaacaatattaaGTAATGTTATCGGCTTCGAGTTTGAAGAACAACCCACCAACCAAGTTCCTGGAAAGTCCTTGTTTCCCCTCACGGATAGacaactatataaataatatttttctcttcgtTTCGGCCAACATCAACGTTACCTTAACGGGAACAACCAGTAACGCTACCGACTGAAAACAACATTTGAATGAGAAAGGAATAATTTGGGgtcaattttcttaaatattagtacataatatatgattatacgaAGAATTATGGGCAAAGGAGGAGAGATGGGAGATGGGTCCATCCATGGCTGCGAAAAGAAACATATGTCCAATGAAAACCACCTCCCTTGGATTCTTGGCCATTAATCTTTTATCTGTTCCTCTGTGTTTGCTCTTACGTTCTCACAGTGCTCCCGAGATTTCAGTTGAGTTTCCGCCGTCAACACTTGTCCACTGTTTGTCTGATCAGACGTGACGAGGTATTAAAAGTTTTTGTAATTTGATAAGATGTGGAGAAGCACATGTGATTATGACCTCCCTGTAGGCCCAAAAAGAAGggcacaaaattaaaatatttttgagaaaCACTTTTAATCAACGGTCCTCATTTATTGAAGActtccattttccttttttaaaaaatttcaattatttattttttttgacaataattataatataaattaatgagGTATAAATAATATCCACAAAATCCAATTgggtttttaatgtttttgttgttgtagTACACGTGCGGGGGCGAGAACATCACACAATAAGCGTGCGAACTTTcttcatattaaataattaaataaataaataaatgaaatagaaaatcCTGATGGCCCTCAGTGGGCCGGCATCCCTTCTGTAGCATAATGATACAATTTTTGAAAGGTGAATATGTTACTTGGGAATAATGGGTAGAACAATTGCTTTTTATTGACGCAAttggaataaaataataataataatagcgTTTTGATAAGAAATTTGTGGTGACAAAAGGATCCCAAATCcaattatatatcttaattttttttttttgcaagtataaattttattcgaattgaattctttctaaaatgatattatattaattataatttttttattattttatttttttaaaattatatcatacgatataatatttgatatataatacataaaattaaatttttgatacataagATAGTAGCATAATTCCCATAATAATCTTCTACGATACTCAAACTCTTTCATCATCATTCACAAAATATGACAACACAGTAAACTGATAAATATTGCAGTGCAGAAATGGAGTATGGATCAAGGACAGAACTTTAGGGACGATGTCCAATAGAGAACTGCCATTTCTAACCAGGTAGAGTAGAGATGGAAAATAAAGGATGGGTGAGATTCTATTCTCTTTATGTTGATGtttcttgaattatttttttcatttagtgGATCCTGCCTGTCAAAGTTAATAATGTAGAATACTTTCATGAATTATTCTTATTCTGTAATGTTTCTGAACCTTGCAATTCGGTGGGTGAATAAGATTTGATAGCATTTTTATTAGTCTATTTGTGTAATCTCCAGGAAAAAGCTTGTCCAGATAGTTCATCCTCAGTAATGAACACATTCAAAGACCAGAAAATCAAAACAAAGTTTCGGAAGAAACtgccaatttttatttttttttctggtgaAACATAATCTGATTTTCTAAAGTTTAACTGGGTATTAAACAGAAGCAGCCCTGCATAGATTTTAAATGAATGATCTTCCAAAAAAGGATGGTCTGCACCTTCCCTGGAAGCATTTTGTGATTCCTCAAAACACCTCACAGCCTGTGCTTGCAATGAGAAAGTTCATTATTCACCAACATTGAGATGCAGGTTGGCGTCTAAAGAAGTTTGACACTGCTCCATTTTGATGGACATGTTTTGCCTGAATTGTCTGGCACAATAATCATGCATTCGCTGGGAGTTAACTTGGCATGGAATTTCTCGAGTCTGCGCCGGGAGTTAACTAGATATGGAATTTCTATATGATGAAGTATAAAGATTGTCAAAAGCTTTGTTGGGTCAATATCTCGATGCTGTATTTTTCATACAGCAGCAACAATGGCTGCCAGATAATTTACATGCAGCCTCATGGATGAAAAATCTTCTCAcgtaatttttcaaagtttaccCCACTATCCGACCCTTTAAAATGCTCTAAAGATGAGGAGACTTCACATAACAGCCATTTAATGGCATATGACGATCTCTCCAAATGCCAAATTTTGATTCATGTTGCTCATCCAAACGCAGGTCAGAGAATTGCCTgctctttatttttcaaatccaAGAATCAAATGGTCTTAAAACTTCATGAAGCTTAAACTTGGGCAAGGAAAGGGCTTAAGCTTTTGCCAGTGATATCCCATCAAGTCTAGCTTTAGAAGTGAATAAATTTCTGATGGACAGTTATGTAGCACGAAAACGGAAATGGAGAAACGTGGAAACGAGgaaacacattttttaaaaaatataggaaacggaaacatgagaaaacttataaatatgaaaaatataaggttttttttataattactaaattttttataataaaaatacataaacttgtataatataaaaataaataataaaaaaagaataaagagaaaaaatactataaaatataattatagaacCTAGTGTAAATTGTTCTTAAGTAAATGCATATacatatttaagaaaaaataacaatatacaCCAATTTATATGATATGTCAAGGAAGAGATGAATAACACATTAAAAACTAGAgaggagatgaattcaatatgagatttcaagacattttcggtttgaaaatataaaaaatatgtgtttaatcgatttcatgattttttttctaaaataaacgtgtttcaaaattttttaaaaattttgaaataaccCAAAACGTTTCCTATAAGTTTCGAAGAGTttcggaaacggaaacgtttcCAAAATGTGAAAACGTATCCTATTGtaagtttccgtgctacttAGATGGGCCCATCAGAAGCATAACCTTCCTCTCTCATCTCACCTCCAACTGTCTCAGTAATTCATAATCTGCTAGGACACCGGGTGGAGATTATCATAAGTAACAAATACATGGGCCTCATTTTAACTTAAAAGAAACTACGCCCATaagtttttttcaaatctttctcCTTCATTAATGCTCAAAGCTTTGCACAGCACCCCATCTCTCATCTAGAGCATACATATTAGGTAACAGGATGTAATAACCAGCATGTTTAGGATCCAAGTGGAACAGATTCTTTTCTGCAGCCTTCCCAATCTTGATATTGTGATGAATTCTACATACACCAAGCAAGGCTTCCTAAACATGGGGCCCGGCTGGAATTGGCATTTGGTTATAATACCAGGGCCTTAGTCAACTCTCCCCTGCAGCCAAGGTGATAACCATAATACCGTAGTGCTCTCATATAAGATCCAGTCTGTATTCACACAGCATCTTGTCAAGGATCCCAATTCCCTCTTAAACCAAACATGCATGGCTGCAGCAGATGAAATTGAGAAGAAAGTAACACTGTTAGGTCTAACTTCAGGACTGTTGAAGGAAAACTTGTAATGCTTCTCTTCCTTGCCCATGAATTCCATAACCAGCAGTTACTGCACTCCAGATAACATCTTTATAACTTATCCCTTCAGTTGTCTATATAATTCTATAAGGTTAGCCCTGACGAAAATGCTATTGTCAAAGCTGATTGCAAAATCATTTCTGATTGCAAAATCATGAAGGCAGAAAGCTTGCTCAAGTAACTCCCAATTCTGAACAGGATGCAAGAATCTTCACCATTGCAATAGCATCAGGTTTTGTATCATCTAATAGTGTGTTGCCAAAGACTTTCATTGACTTGTAAGCTCTTCCATTTATAGCATACCCACCAAATTAAACAACCCAGGAGACCACATCTTTCTTTGGCGCCTACTAAAACATCAACAGTAGTCAGTTCATGAATCTTATTGCCCTCTTCGAAATTATAAGCCCTTGCTGCCCTGACCTGCATATATTTGTAAAGCACTAATAACCGTAACTGCATTGGGTTCATATCTCTTCTCAATCGtatcattgaaaaatatataaggtTTTAACGGAAATACTCATGAAGTCAAATCATtgatttgaactataaatttaaattaaattattttttatttgaattaaacttgtGTCAtccttaattttagtttaataaattcaaattgaattcaagttaGATTATTT from Mangifera indica cultivar Alphonso chromosome 8, CATAS_Mindica_2.1, whole genome shotgun sequence includes:
- the LOC123223533 gene encoding putative glucose-6-phosphate 1-epimerase; protein product: MPLNIVHDKDGLPRIILTEPTGSSAEVLLYGGQVVSWKNERREELLFLSSKAFWKPPKAIRGGIPVCFPQFGNLGSLEQHGFARNRMWSMDDDPSPLPPANNQSTVDLILKFTEEDLKTWPHGFELRLRISLSAGKLTLIPRVRNVDSKPFSFTFALHNYFSVSDISEVRVEGLETLDYFDNLMNRERFTEQADAITFDGEIDRVYLSTPTKIAIIDHEKKRTFELRKDGMPDSVVWNPWDRKAKALPDLGGADYKTMLCVDSAAIETPVVLKPFEEWKGRQELSTVSSSYCSGQLDPRRVLHGFH